One Streptomyces lincolnensis genomic region harbors:
- a CDS encoding FAD-binding oxidoreductase encodes MNTSTDFADLHLLRPGDPRYDDELAGFQTGFARHPALVVAARSAADVVAAVRYAAGRHLPVDVQATGHGLPGATEGGVLITTGRMDGVHVDAEARTARIRAGVRWGQVVAAAAPYGLAPLNGSAPSVGAVSYTLGGGLGILAREFGYAADRVRALDVVTADGRPRHVAPDSDPELYWALLGGGHGLGVVTELEIGLVPVPRLYGGSLAFDGREVDPAAVLRAYEEWTRTVPDGLTSSFAAVPYPDLPALPPRLRGRYVVSVRVAHTGTDGERLVAPLRELGPLLADSLREMPYAESHTIHSDPDVPHAYYGDSAVLGELDVERAGALLARTGPDAGAMVVVQINHLGGALARPAPNSVPYREGRFLVRLLTVGEREAARALLDPAFALLAPGTLGRSVNFAFGAGDRAEGLYDDVTRKRLAGVKSHYDPANLFRGNGSVSA; translated from the coding sequence ATGAACACCTCGACAGACTTCGCGGACCTGCACCTCCTCCGTCCGGGCGACCCCCGCTACGACGACGAACTCGCCGGATTCCAGACGGGTTTCGCCCGGCATCCCGCCCTCGTGGTCGCCGCACGCTCCGCCGCCGACGTCGTCGCCGCCGTGCGGTACGCGGCCGGACGGCACCTCCCGGTCGACGTCCAGGCCACCGGGCACGGCCTGCCCGGTGCGACCGAGGGCGGCGTGCTGATCACGACCGGGCGGATGGACGGCGTCCATGTCGACGCCGAGGCCCGCACCGCCCGGATTCGGGCGGGCGTCCGCTGGGGCCAGGTGGTGGCGGCCGCCGCACCGTACGGACTGGCCCCGCTCAACGGCTCCGCCCCCTCCGTCGGCGCCGTCTCGTACACGCTCGGCGGCGGACTCGGCATCCTGGCCCGGGAGTTCGGCTACGCGGCCGACCGGGTGCGCGCCCTCGACGTCGTCACCGCCGACGGCCGGCCGCGCCACGTGGCCCCCGACTCCGACCCCGAGCTCTACTGGGCGCTCCTCGGCGGCGGCCACGGCCTCGGTGTCGTCACGGAACTGGAGATCGGCCTGGTGCCCGTGCCGCGGCTCTACGGCGGCTCGCTCGCGTTCGACGGCCGCGAGGTCGACCCGGCGGCGGTGCTGCGGGCGTACGAGGAGTGGACGCGGACCGTGCCGGACGGGCTGACCTCGTCCTTCGCCGCCGTACCGTATCCGGATCTGCCGGCGCTGCCGCCGCGGCTGCGGGGGCGGTACGTCGTCTCCGTGCGGGTGGCGCACACGGGGACCGACGGGGAGCGACTGGTCGCCCCGCTGCGGGAGTTGGGGCCACTGCTCGCCGACTCCCTGCGCGAGATGCCGTACGCCGAGAGCCACACCATCCACAGCGACCCGGATGTCCCGCACGCGTACTACGGGGACAGCGCGGTGCTGGGCGAGCTGGACGTGGAGCGGGCCGGTGCGCTGCTCGCCCGTACCGGTCCGGACGCCGGGGCCATGGTCGTCGTACAGATCAATCATCTGGGCGGGGCGCTGGCGCGGCCCGCGCCCAACTCGGTGCCGTACCGCGAAGGGCGTTTTCTGGTACGGCTGTTGACCGTGGGCGAGCGGGAGGCGGCCCGCGCGCTGCTCGACCCCGCCTTCGCGCTGCTCGCGCCGGGCACGCTGGGCCGGTCGGTCAACTTCGCGTTCGGGGCGGGCGATCGGGCCGAGGGGCTGTACGACGACGT